The following nucleotide sequence is from Populus nigra chromosome 15, ddPopNigr1.1, whole genome shotgun sequence.
AAAGTAGTTTTCATCTTTAATTGCCTTTTCTTTCATCATTGCACCAGCAGTCTGCAATAATAGGCCTCATCAACACCGTCATCCAATGACCAAAGGTAGGACATCAAACCATCttgaatatcataaatattaactAACTGCTTGAACAGCAAGCATAAATTGGAGAATGCCTCTTTCATGAAAGAGTCAAATTAACCAGTCTTTTGGGAAAGATATAATTATGTGAGAATCTTAGCAGATTTAATGCAGCAGCTGAACACGTTATGCATGGTTTTTTCAGTAGGCAGGAAATACCTGATTGGCATACTTTTATGCTACCATAAGTGCTCACTCTATTAAGAATTTCGAGGAAACTGGTCAAGATGATCTTTTCCTGCTCTGCGTGGAGCTGTGAGCACTCATATCCATCATCTGGTTTCTGGGTTTTGCTTTGACAATGCCGTGCCACTCCAATTGGGGACCCCATTTCCATAAACATCATCTCCTCTTCATGGCACATCAAATCAATATCAGGGGAGGATGGCCTGGCATTCTCAACATCACCTGAATCAATGCTTCCATCTTTTTCTGCTTTGTTCCCATTTAGACAGTCATCAGGCATGTGTTCTATGGCATTCCATCCTTTTAGACTACTTTCCTTCTCTTGAGTGGGAGAAGCAGAATAAGTTTCAATATTCTCTCTCTCGGACTGTGTATCCATTTTTCCTACTTTTCCTGGAAATGATCAGTTAATGATTGAGAGTGAATCAAATATCTTATGTCACAAAGAAACAGATAACCATCTGACATCTCCCAGATGCTCACACCAACCAATTTTCTAGCAAACTTATCTGGTAACATTTTTCtatgagaaataaataaaaacgtgaagaaaaatatattttcaataactaACCAATAGAATTCCAAGGGCAAAAGTGTTTGAGgaaataaatactaaatatcAAGCTCAAGACCTTAATAAATGGCTAAAATATCAGATGTTATAGCATGTGATGACTGATGCTGTACTATTCAAATTGTTGCATGGGGTGGGGGCATTGTTCCCTCTCCACAGGTAAATCTTCTCTCTTTAGTCCCAAATAGCTCTACAACCCTGTCCCTCCAACTACTACCTCTTCATCACTTAATGATAGAAACTGAATTTCCATCAatctaataaaagaaatatactTCAGCGTGGATCTCATCAAGTAACTGGACTTGGaaacaaaattatatgaaatagTTATTTCATGATAATTGaagataatagttttttttttttccttggcagCACAGTTGATATGTTTCCAGATATCTTTAAACAACAACATAATCAGGCAACATATTATTCTAAAGTTTTCTGTGTACAGATTGacacaaaaaaaactagaaactcCTGGAAACATAGctataaataaaatgcagaGAAACAGgcacatttttttctttaggcAAAGGAAAACCTGCAAGTGCCTCTGTTGTTTTTCCTGAAATCGTGACCAAGAGGGTGCATATCTCCTTCACAAACTGTGGTTTGAGTACACCTGCCAATGGGGACCTTCACTCATGTGGATGTGAGCTAATCAGTTCTCGGTTCTtgaattgatagaaaaaaaggagaaaattttcattaacaTTGTGCAGGAGAATTACAGAAAAAGTGTTACCTGTATGTGGGTTTTGTTGATCCCAATACTGCCCCATTAGCAGTGCGAGAAACAGGGACAGATAATGGAGATGAAAAGGCAGCAGAATTCCTCAGTGTATTTCCCTagtggaaaataaaataaaaaataaataaaggaaaaggatgAAAGATGAAAGAACATCAAGTTACTATTTTGAACTGGGAAgaaatgagattaaaaataaataaattctatatTTATCAATGTTAAAGATGAGCTAAAATGTGTAAGCTTTTTCCTTCTCAAAGAACATTCAGACTGTTAGTATAGCtattcttgaaatccaaaagTACTAAACAAGTATTTTGAAGCAATAAATTACAGGAACAAAAAACATGGCAGCCAATATTTGAAGGGCAAAGAGTTTATTTTCATTGAAGCAACACCCCTAATATAGGAGTACGGCTATCAATGGTGGATTGATTATGAAGTAATCCAAAAAAGCAATTCTATACATACAAAATTTTCATACAAAACAGCCTGGCAATTACTCTTttcattcttaaccaaacatttaatatttgtggggcCTGCATTTATCAGTTAGCACATCAGTTTGTAAGAAAATTTAGTTCATATGTTTGTATACATATCATTTTCCCATTCGTATTATGTTTCAACAGTTAAACATAAAGAGTGAAACATTATAAGAATGAAGTAGATCTCTCATATCTATGAACATTATGAAAGTAACCTGTGAGAATTTCGCAGTACTGTGAGCAGACTGATCCTTGGTTGCTATGCCAAACAGTTCCtcacttttccttttcttggaTGCCAAAGTGGTCCCATAGCCAGATGATCCGATGGCCCCACTAATTGCTGCATTCGTTGCCTGTTGTGCATAAGCTGTGGCATGAGGACTGCCATGAAAGAGAGCCCTTCTATCATCACTACCTTCGAAATTCTTGCATTCCAAGCATTTACAATTCTCAGAGCAGAAGATATTTCCTTGGAAGCACTCACAATACTTCTTGAGGCACCCTGATCTCTTGCAATTACATCCTTTATTGTGTTTTCCCAACATTTGAACTTCCTGTGCATCTTcctggattttttaaaaaaaaatttggaaagtTTTAGATGGATTGCAAGCCGTAATGAGAATAGAAACCATAActgacaaataaaaattcaatttttaaacaaaaataagaagttCATTTTGATCTAAGAACCAATACATGAATCTCTTCTAGTTCAATCTTTAGCCTATAGCAGTCACAGAAAACATTTCTTTGCCAATGAACCTTACTTCATGGAAAAGTAAGGGTGAAAATAGAAACAATGCAGATTGTACAAAGGGAGCAGGCTTTGATAAGAATGATCTATGCGCTTATgccaaataaaattcaaatggaATGGACGGTGCTCAAACTCAAAACGAATTACTCATGCCCAGCCATTGGATTCAAATAAATGATGCCTGTAGTACGCATATAGAATTATTTCGTAAAGtttaaaacaatcaaatcaGAAAATATCATCAGATGTCAAACATTATCATTCAAAATGCGAAGCAGACAAACTACATACATACCGTGGTATCCCGAGATCCATGCGGACTGCTAGCAATCTTTGGTCTAAAAGCATTTGGATTACGCTGAAGGGTTGTTTCAACTGcctctttcctctctttttcattttcaacattATTACGACAATTTAAACAGTTGCAACCATTACAATGAATTCCAGCAGCAAAGCACTCGCAATACCTAAAAGGTCCAGGAAGTTGCTTGTTAATCATGAAAAGGAagattttgggaaaaaaataatgatccattacaaaattaaaattgcacATCTAATTACTTAAAAATTCAATGCAAAACCCAACAAATTGTACTTCTGCTAAATCATACAGTAAGGGAAACAGAACTCACAACTCAACAATTTCATTCAATCAACTTCACCAATTCCTAGATacacatggaaaaaaaacaatcacatgAAATCAACACTATACTCACCTAAATCATGACGAGATATTCCACAACTTAAAAGAACAAGAGATGGGATTAGTTAACAGAGGTCAAAGAAAATTCCAGTTCCCACCCTCAGGACTTCTTgaacagaaagaaaaatgatcagtaatgaaaaaaattgaggtaATCATAACTCTCATGCTAATGAtatccccaaaaaataaaatcataatggCATTTCAATGCAATCTATGGAAGGATAACATGCCATCTCCCCCACAGAGCATTTTAAAATTCACATTAAACCACAAATAAACAATCTTTCATACTAAAGAAAGCCCACTAGCACTTACAATTTCAAGCACATCGAATTTTTACAATTACATTGCTTTGGTTTCTTAGGAGTGCCATCATTCGCCAGCCGTGATCCAGGGGAGTCTTGCTTGCTGAAAGAGGAATTTCACACAAATTATTTGCCAAGTTAGCAATTttaacaacaataatttttttttaaaaaaaaacacagtccATCTTGAATCTAATTATATTCAATGTACAGAGTCCTATTATAATATATTCAATCCACAAATGACActatactttttaatttatcaaaaatttagaaaaaaaatgatttcttatatatataaaaaaattataattttaaaaaatgtccCAATTTAatgctaaatattataaataattacactaaaaccaaaacaaacaaaagaaaaaagaaaaaaaacgaaagCATAGAGctgtttcaatttttatttttcaaaactcacCCCCGCGGCATTGCCGAAATCTTATGCACCGGGTGCGGTATCCGCTGCGCCACCGCCTCATGCTGCGACACTGGCCGTGCCTGATATGGAGGGGGAAGCATTTCCGGCCTCGGAGGAGTTTGTGTCTGCAAATTCACCTGCACTTGCTGTGTCTGGGATGGGACATTCGCCGGCGCAGTTCTACAAATCGGCGCCGTGAAATCCAATTTCTGTGGCGCCAATTTCTTTGGCGTGTATTCCGTCACCGTTTCACTCTGTTCCATCAAAAATCAGAACAACAAAATCCCTCCTTccgcaaacaaaaaaaaagtaaaagtaaaaaaatctgCACAGCAACTATCTCTAACTCTCTCTtcgtttcttattttttatatatatatataaggaaatttaaaagaaaaaacc
It contains:
- the LOC133674212 gene encoding protein tesmin/TSO1-like CXC 6, which codes for MEQSETVTEYTPKKLAPQKLDFTAPICRTAPANVPSQTQQVQVNLQTQTPPRPEMLPPPYQARPVSQHEAVAQRIPHPVHKISAMPRGKQDSPGSRLANDGTPKKPKQCNCKNSMCLKLYCECFAAGIHCNGCNCLNCRNNVENEKERKEAVETTLQRNPNAFRPKIASSPHGSRDTTEDAQEVQMLGKHNKGCNCKRSGCLKKYCECFQGNIFCSENCKCLECKNFEGSDDRRALFHGSPHATAYAQQATNAAISGAIGSSGYGTTLASKKRKSEELFGIATKDQSAHSTAKFSQGNTLRNSAAFSSPLSVPVSRTANGAVLGSTKPTYRSPLAGVLKPQFVKEICTLLVTISGKTTEALAGKVGKMDTQSERENIETYSASPTQEKESSLKGWNAIEHMPDDCLNGNKAEKDGSIDSGDVENARPSSPDIDLMCHEEEMMFMEMGSPIGVARHCQSKTQKPDDGYECSQLHAEQEKIILTSFLEILNRVSTYGSIKVCQSGNQKEPAVRDTVKTGIETVNHRNGYHNRGAATLVLNGDPPNKAASPIQKELTERSTIKAGTQMGNLKAHHSNGTTQSPVIANLASTALPIKAASLVQQESVERGTKTARNDIGNHSGYDNGIVKSPVLAPSASNTDLPVKAASPVENRERNPAGKSCS